The following are encoded together in the Pleurocapsa sp. FMAR1 genome:
- the ubiE gene encoding bifunctional demethylmenaquinone methyltransferase/2-methoxy-6-polyprenyl-1,4-benzoquinol methylase UbiE: MTKTHSPTAAEIKEIFERIAPVYDRLNDRLSFGQHRIWKLIAVKWSEAKPGDQALDICCGSGDLALLLAKKVGKTGKVTGLDFAREQLAIARSRQMLKCPTVPMEWLEGDALNLPFADNQFDCATMGYGLRNVTNISRCLQELYRVLKPGARAAVLDFHRPSQSWMQNFQQWYLATIVVPTAENMGMKEEYAYLNPSIERFPNGAKQVEMSKIAGFEQAIHYPLMGDMMGILVLRK; this comes from the coding sequence ATGACCAAAACCCATTCCCCAACAGCAGCAGAGATAAAGGAAATTTTTGAGCGTATTGCTCCTGTATACGATCGCTTAAACGATCGTCTTAGCTTTGGACAGCATCGAATTTGGAAGCTAATAGCGGTAAAATGGAGTGAGGCAAAACCAGGAGATCAGGCTCTGGATATTTGCTGTGGTAGCGGAGATTTGGCTTTATTGTTAGCAAAAAAGGTGGGAAAAACAGGTAAGGTAACAGGATTAGATTTTGCGAGGGAACAACTGGCGATCGCGCGATCGCGACAGATGCTTAAATGCCCTACTGTGCCGATGGAATGGCTAGAGGGAGACGCTTTAAATTTGCCCTTTGCTGACAATCAGTTTGACTGTGCCACAATGGGCTATGGCTTGCGGAATGTAACTAATATTTCTCGCTGCCTACAAGAGCTATACCGTGTCCTCAAGCCAGGGGCAAGGGCAGCCGTATTAGATTTTCATCGCCCTAGTCAAAGCTGGATGCAAAATTTTCAGCAATGGTATTTAGCGACTATTGTTGTGCCTACTGCTGAGAACATGGGCATGAAAGAAGAATATGCCTATCTCAATCCTAGTATTGAGAGATTTCCTAACGGTGCAAAGCAGGTTGAAATGTCTAAAATAGCAGGTTTTGAGCAGGCAATTCATTATCCTTTGATGGGAGACATGATGGGGATATTAGTGCTAAGGAAATAG
- a CDS encoding DUF445 domain-containing protein encodes MALANLWIFFVPPIAGSIIGYFTNDIAIKMLFRPYKAIYIGKRKLPFTPGLIPGNQERLAQKVSDTIMGTLLTPGELQKLAQRLLATERIEGAILWLLKLALDQVRSDREQKTAKILANILHDSFSQSLPRLLKVLARKDDFLEAQTNQIFEQILLDFQLKDDQAKKFSDWLLGSVLPADTIRRAMIDFLSDRNIKIIDEGFREKTSGTYWVVANLFGLRNSLIRLRSFCLDEPEISNARLEELTYSLQIRDRIKNWLKNLSLQNLPVSTVRQLRKTVQEAVRNYIREEGGDVIVRLGDSVEWENLAALILKRLQSSPTVNDSLEIISQELALVLERYLEKDLEKLVTEAIPILSIDRVIIDRISATTPEELETAVQGIVKNELQAIVNLGGVLGFIVGLLQTVILFFN; translated from the coding sequence TTGGCACTAGCGAATCTCTGGATATTTTTTGTTCCCCCCATAGCTGGAAGCATTATTGGCTATTTCACCAATGATATAGCTATCAAAATGCTTTTTCGTCCATATAAAGCTATTTATATTGGCAAACGCAAGCTACCTTTTACACCTGGCTTAATTCCTGGTAATCAAGAGCGTTTAGCTCAGAAAGTCTCTGATACGATTATGGGTACGTTACTTACTCCAGGAGAACTTCAAAAGCTAGCTCAACGACTTTTGGCAACTGAACGTATTGAAGGAGCAATCTTATGGCTTTTGAAACTGGCACTTGACCAAGTTAGATCAGATCGAGAGCAAAAGACGGCTAAAATTTTGGCTAACATTCTCCATGATTCATTTAGTCAATCTTTACCTCGACTTTTAAAAGTATTAGCCAGAAAAGACGATTTCTTAGAAGCTCAAACCAATCAGATTTTTGAGCAAATACTGCTTGATTTTCAGTTAAAAGACGATCAGGCTAAGAAATTTTCTGATTGGTTACTCGGTTCGGTACTACCTGCCGATACTATTCGCCGAGCAATGATTGATTTTCTAAGCGATCGCAACATCAAAATTATTGATGAAGGTTTTCGCGAAAAAACTAGCGGTACATATTGGGTAGTTGCTAATTTATTTGGTTTACGCAATAGCCTAATACGGCTTCGTTCTTTTTGCCTGGATGAACCAGAAATTAGTAATGCTAGGCTTGAAGAATTAACCTACTCGCTACAAATTCGCGATCGCATCAAAAACTGGCTGAAAAATCTTTCCCTGCAAAATCTACCCGTCTCTACGGTTAGACAACTTCGTAAAACTGTACAAGAGGCAGTGCGCAATTACATCAGAGAAGAAGGAGGCGATGTAATAGTTCGTCTGGGCGACTCTGTAGAATGGGAAAACTTAGCTGCGTTGATCCTCAAGCGTCTTCAATCTTCGCCTACGGTTAATGATTCCTTAGAAATAATTAGCCAAGAATTAGCTTTAGTTCTAGAACGTTACCTGGAAAAAGACCTAGAAAAGCTAGTAACCGAAGCTATACCCATTCTCTCAATTGATCGGGTAATCATAGATCGGATTTCTGCCACCACACCCGAAGAATTAGAAACCGCAGTTCAGGGTATTGTAAAAAATGAACTTCAGGCTATCGTTAATTTGGGGGGCGTATTAGGATTTATTGTGGGGCTATTGCAAACGGTTATTTTATTTTTTAACTAG
- the gltX gene encoding glutamate--tRNA ligase, translating to MSVRVRIAPSPTGNLHIGTARTAVFNWLFAHRHQGVFVLRVEDTDAARSRPEYTENIKSGLEWLGLNWDEGPFFQTQRLDQYQQAIQTLLDKGLAYPCYCSPEELDEMRETQQAKGQAPGYDNRHRNLSPSEKEKFEAEGRKPVIRFKIDGDRAIAWKDVIRDTVTWQGCDLGGDMVIARAAENDEPYGQALYNLAVVVDDIDMNISHVIRGEDHIANTAKQILLYEALAEEIPIFAHTPLILNEEGRKLSKRDGVTSIDDFRKMGFLPEALVNYMTLLGWTFPDSTKEIFTLEEAAQEFDLDRVNKAGAKFDWDKLDWLNSQYLHQMSADKLTDLLIPHWQEAGYAVDKMDRDWLEKLTALTAPTLNRLTDVIKETSVFFVDSVEYSSEAMDLLQQEGVATVITEIAEQVNNTDSIGEDDAQALIKQVTKSQKVKKGLVMRSLRASLTGELHGPDLTQTWLLLNQLGTDKTRLQQTLDKIAG from the coding sequence GTGAGTGTTAGAGTAAGGATTGCTCCTTCACCAACAGGGAATTTACATATCGGCACGGCGCGGACAGCAGTGTTTAATTGGCTGTTTGCCCATCGTCATCAAGGCGTATTTGTTTTACGGGTAGAAGATACAGATGCAGCGCGATCGCGCCCTGAATATACGGAAAACATTAAATCAGGATTAGAATGGCTAGGCTTAAATTGGGATGAAGGACCATTTTTCCAAACCCAGCGTTTGGATCAGTATCAGCAAGCTATACAAACTCTACTGGACAAAGGTTTAGCTTATCCTTGCTACTGTAGCCCTGAAGAATTAGACGAAATGCGGGAAACTCAACAAGCCAAGGGACAAGCCCCTGGTTATGATAATCGTCACCGCAATTTATCCCCCTCGGAAAAAGAGAAATTTGAGGCAGAAGGACGCAAGCCCGTAATTCGTTTCAAAATAGACGGCGATCGCGCTATTGCCTGGAAAGATGTGATCAGAGATACCGTCACTTGGCAGGGTTGTGACTTGGGAGGCGATATGGTAATTGCCCGCGCAGCCGAGAATGACGAGCCTTATGGACAGGCTTTGTATAATCTGGCAGTAGTTGTAGATGATATAGACATGAACATCTCCCACGTCATTCGGGGAGAAGATCATATTGCCAACACTGCTAAACAAATTTTGCTTTACGAAGCATTGGCTGAAGAAATTCCGATCTTTGCCCATACTCCTTTAATTCTCAATGAAGAAGGGCGCAAGCTGTCTAAACGTGATGGCGTGACTTCCATTGATGATTTTCGTAAAATGGGCTTTTTACCCGAAGCATTAGTTAACTACATGACTCTTTTGGGGTGGACTTTTCCTGACTCTACTAAAGAGATTTTTACTTTAGAAGAAGCGGCGCAAGAATTTGATTTAGACCGAGTTAATAAAGCAGGAGCAAAATTTGACTGGGATAAATTAGATTGGCTCAATAGTCAATATCTCCATCAAATGTCTGCTGATAAGTTAACTGATTTGCTAATTCCCCATTGGCAAGAAGCTGGATACGCTGTAGATAAGATGGATCGAGATTGGTTAGAAAAGTTGACGGCATTAACTGCACCTACTCTCAATCGTTTAACCGATGTAATTAAAGAAACCAGCGTCTTTTTTGTTGACTCAGTTGAATATAGCTCTGAGGCAATGGATTTACTCCAGCAAGAAGGTGTGGCAACAGTAATTACTGAAATTGCCGAACAAGTAAACAACACTGACAGCATAGGCGAAGATGATGCACAAGCTCTAATCAAGCAAGTCACCAAAAGCCAAAAAGTCAAAAAAGGCTTGGTAATGCGATCGCTACGCGCAAGTTTGACAGGCGAATTACACGGTCCCGATCTAACTCAAACTTGGTTGTTACTCAATCAGTTAGGGACAGACAAAACCCGTCTTCAGCAAACTTTAGATAAGATTGCAGGTTAA
- the cbiD gene encoding cobalt-precorrin-5B (C(1))-methyltransferase CbiD: MSTGYTLPVFACASAIAALRHLHQESPQATVKVNLIKPAQIVDIAVEQVAKVDEYTAIAITRSDPGDHLDLTRNTPIWAKVSLNNSNFEQITIKGGEGIGHYGENQAAIYSYAQELIIENIKPLLQSNQSIEITIIMPEGQRLAKRTSNEAFGVVEGLSLLGTTGIVQPLTALSQLEEYQTQIREKAALYDFLVFCIGENGIDLAQRSGIDSQRIIKTANWLGSMLVTAGFAEVKSILLFGYHGKLIKLAGGIFHTHNHLADGRLEILTAYCAKLGLPQAEAIKILECSTTESALNLLRELDSGNEQDFSWSDLVYEELTQAIDLKSQAYIRKYTEKKLSVGSVLFDRQRNIIKKSKNALLLLPNLC, encoded by the coding sequence ATGTCTACTGGATATACCTTACCTGTCTTTGCCTGTGCTAGTGCGATCGCTGCTTTACGCCATCTTCATCAAGAATCACCTCAAGCTACGGTCAAAGTAAATTTAATTAAACCAGCCCAGATAGTAGATATTGCTGTTGAACAGGTGGCAAAAGTTGATGAATATACAGCGATCGCCATAACTCGTAGCGATCCTGGCGATCACCTGGATTTAACTCGTAATACCCCTATCTGGGCAAAGGTAAGCCTGAATAATTCTAATTTTGAGCAAATTACCATCAAAGGAGGTGAAGGTATTGGTCATTATGGTGAGAATCAGGCAGCAATTTATAGTTATGCCCAAGAATTAATTATAGAAAATATTAAACCTTTGCTTCAAAGTAATCAAAGCATTGAAATAACTATTATTATGCCCGAAGGACAAAGACTGGCTAAACGCACCTCAAATGAAGCCTTTGGAGTAGTAGAAGGATTATCTTTGTTAGGGACAACAGGAATTGTTCAGCCATTAACTGCTCTTAGTCAGCTAGAAGAATATCAGACTCAAATTAGGGAAAAGGCAGCTTTGTATGATTTTTTAGTCTTTTGTATTGGTGAAAATGGTATCGATCTGGCGCAAAGATCGGGCATAGATTCCCAAAGAATTATCAAAACCGCTAACTGGCTAGGTTCAATGTTAGTAACCGCAGGCTTTGCAGAAGTGAAGTCCATTTTGCTATTTGGTTATCACGGTAAGCTGATCAAGTTAGCTGGGGGCATTTTTCACACCCATAATCATCTTGCTGATGGCAGACTAGAGATTTTAACCGCTTATTGTGCCAAGCTGGGTTTGCCCCAGGCTGAAGCGATTAAAATTCTTGAATGTTCTACTACTGAATCTGCTTTGAACCTGCTGCGGGAATTGGACTCAGGCAATGAACAAGATTTTAGCTGGAGCGATCTAGTTTATGAAGAACTTACTCAGGCGATCGATCTAAAATCTCAGGCATATATTCGCAAGTATACTGAAAAGAAACTTAGCGTTGGCTCGGTATTATTCGATCGCCAGAGAAACATCATCAAAAAAAGCAAGAATGCTCTTCTTTTGCTGCCCAATCTATGTTAA
- the guaA gene encoding glutamine-hydrolyzing GMP synthase codes for MTIQTESISPSNETLSPKSLVNKTNRQKIIIIDFGSQYSELIARRIRETQVYSEVLSYRTTAAQLREINPQGIILSGGPSSVYDDHAPKCDPEIWNLNIPIFGVCYGMQLMVKQLGGTVEKAKLGEYGKAPLFIEDPTDLLTNVESGSTMWMSHGDSCIKLPEGFSILAYTKNTPCAAISNPEKKLFGVQFHPEVVHSIGGIALIRNFVYHVCECEPTWTTEAFVEESIRDIRAKVGNKRVLLALSGGVDSSTLAFLLHRAIGDQLTCMFIDQGFMRKGEPERLVEIFKNKFLIPVEYVMARDRFLKQVEGVNDPELKRRRIGHEFIKVFEEESKKLGPFDYLAQGTLYPDVIESADTNVDPKTGERVAVKIKSHHNVGGLPKDLRFKLVEPLRKLFKDEVRNVARAIGLPKEIVHRHPFPGPGLAIRIVGEVTAERLNILRDADFIVRDEISKQGMYHDYWQAFAVLLPIRSVGVMGDKRTYAHPIVLRFITSEDGMTADWSRVPYDLLETISNRIVNEVKGVNRVVYDITSKPPGTIEWE; via the coding sequence GTGACTATCCAGACAGAATCAATCTCCCCTAGCAATGAGACTTTATCTCCTAAGTCTTTGGTAAATAAAACTAATCGCCAGAAAATAATCATTATTGATTTTGGTTCTCAATACTCTGAATTGATTGCTCGTAGAATACGAGAAACTCAAGTGTATTCAGAAGTTTTATCTTATCGAACTACTGCCGCTCAGCTTCGCGAAATAAATCCTCAAGGAATTATTCTTTCTGGTGGACCTAGTTCAGTATACGACGATCATGCTCCTAAATGCGATCCTGAAATCTGGAATTTAAACATTCCTATTTTTGGCGTATGCTACGGAATGCAGCTAATGGTCAAGCAACTGGGCGGTACGGTAGAAAAAGCTAAATTAGGCGAATATGGTAAAGCACCACTGTTTATCGAAGACCCCACAGACCTGCTAACTAATGTCGAGTCTGGATCTACCATGTGGATGAGTCATGGAGACTCCTGCATTAAGCTTCCAGAAGGATTTTCTATTTTAGCATATACCAAAAATACTCCCTGTGCTGCGATTTCCAATCCTGAGAAAAAGCTTTTCGGCGTACAGTTTCACCCTGAAGTAGTGCATTCAATTGGTGGGATCGCTTTAATTCGTAATTTTGTTTATCATGTCTGCGAATGTGAACCAACCTGGACAACAGAAGCCTTTGTCGAGGAGTCAATTCGAGATATTCGCGCTAAAGTTGGTAATAAACGAGTTTTATTGGCTCTTTCTGGAGGGGTTGATTCTTCTACCTTGGCTTTCCTACTCCATAGAGCCATTGGCGATCAGTTGACCTGTATGTTTATCGATCAGGGGTTCATGCGTAAAGGTGAACCAGAAAGACTGGTAGAAATATTTAAAAATAAGTTCTTGATTCCTGTAGAATATGTCATGGCTCGCGATCGCTTTTTAAAACAGGTAGAGGGTGTAAACGATCCCGAACTTAAGCGTCGTCGTATTGGGCATGAGTTTATCAAAGTTTTTGAAGAAGAGTCAAAAAAATTAGGGCCTTTTGATTATTTGGCACAGGGAACTCTTTATCCTGATGTAATTGAGTCTGCTGATACCAATGTTGACCCCAAAACAGGTGAAAGAGTAGCAGTCAAAATCAAAAGCCATCATAACGTTGGTGGTTTACCCAAAGATTTACGCTTTAAATTAGTTGAGCCTTTACGAAAGCTATTTAAAGACGAGGTGCGTAATGTTGCCCGCGCTATTGGTTTGCCAAAAGAAATTGTGCATCGTCATCCCTTCCCAGGACCAGGTTTAGCAATTCGGATTGTTGGGGAGGTTACTGCCGAAAGACTGAACATTCTGCGGGATGCTGATTTTATTGTTCGCGATGAAATTAGTAAACAGGGTATGTACCATGACTACTGGCAAGCCTTTGCGGTGCTATTGCCAATTCGCAGCGTTGGAGTAATGGGAGATAAACGCACCTATGCTCATCCAATTGTGCTGCGCTTTATTACCAGTGAAGACGGCATGACCGCAGATTGGTCAAGAGTACCTTATGATTTATTAGAAACTATTTCTAATCGAATTGTCAACGAGGTAAAAGGAGTAAATCGTGTTGTTTACGATATTACCTCCAAACCCCCAGGGACAATTGAGTGGGAGTAG
- a CDS encoding GFA family protein, which produces MVIKADGYKIIQGQEYLAQYQATANVIKTFCKNCGSSLATIYPLRDNLLGLPIAGCEGEFDQYQEFHIFTGSKAKWWKITDSFPQYETMPDDKQIVHCINAD; this is translated from the coding sequence ATGGTAATCAAGGCAGATGGCTATAAAATAATCCAAGGACAAGAATATTTGGCTCAATATCAAGCTACTGCCAACGTAATAAAAACCTTCTGCAAAAACTGTGGCTCAAGCTTGGCAACGATTTATCCCTTGCGAGACAATTTACTGGGTTTACCCATTGCTGGCTGTGAAGGAGAATTTGACCAATATCAAGAGTTTCATATTTTTACAGGATCAAAAGCTAAATGGTGGAAGATTACTGATAGCTTTCCTCAATACGAAACTATGCCTGATGATAAACAAATAGTTCACTGCATCAACGCTGATTGA
- a CDS encoding GFA family protein, with amino-acid sequence MANLKGECLCGKIRYEYCGAMGNLVHCHCLSRAFPCVFRRRGVARQNAVNGMVQHLEAVW; translated from the coding sequence ATGGCGAATTTGAAGGGAGAATGTTTGTGTGGCAAAATTCGCTATGAGTATTGTGGCGCAATGGGAAACTTAGTTCATTGTCATTGTCTATCTCGCGCGTTCCCTTGCGTCTTTCGCCGACGCGGGGTCGCTCGTCAAAATGCCGTAAATGGCATGGTGCAGCATTTAGAAGCCGTATGGTAA
- the rplI gene encoding 50S ribosomal protein L9 translates to MAKRVSVVLNQSVSKLGNNGDLVDVAPGFARNYLIPQGLASLATKGIVKQIEFRREKERKQKLAEKQAAENKKVAFKTIGKLTIRKQVGEQKAIFGSVTSQEIADVIKQQAGIEVDRRGIEVPDISSTGDYQAEVKLHPEVSATVDFQVIPL, encoded by the coding sequence ATGGCAAAGCGTGTATCCGTAGTTTTAAATCAAAGCGTTAGCAAATTAGGCAATAATGGCGACTTAGTAGATGTCGCTCCTGGTTTCGCTAGGAACTATCTCATTCCTCAAGGTTTGGCTAGTTTGGCTACCAAAGGAATTGTTAAGCAAATTGAATTTAGAAGAGAAAAAGAAAGAAAACAGAAACTAGCAGAAAAACAAGCAGCAGAAAACAAAAAAGTTGCTTTTAAAACTATTGGTAAGTTGACTATTCGTAAACAAGTCGGAGAACAAAAGGCTATCTTTGGTAGTGTTACCAGTCAAGAGATAGCTGACGTTATCAAACAACAAGCTGGCATTGAGGTAGACCGCCGTGGTATTGAAGTTCCAGATATAAGTTCTACAGGCGATTATCAAGCAGAAGTTAAACTACATCCTGAAGTTAGTGCCACAGTAGATTTCCAAGTTATACCTTT